The Papio anubis isolate 15944 chromosome 1, Panubis1.0, whole genome shotgun sequence genome window below encodes:
- the PDZK1IP1 gene encoding PDZK1-interacting protein 1: MLALSLLILGLLTAVPPASCQQGLGNLQPWMQGLIAVAVFLVLVAIAFAVNHFWCQEEPEPAHMILTVGNKADGVLVGTDGRYSSMAASFRSSEHENAYENVPEEEGKVRSTPM, translated from the exons ATGTTGGCCCTCAGCCTGCTCATTCTGGGCCTGCTCACGGCAGTGCCACCTGCCAGCTGTCAGCAAG GCCTGGGAAACCTTCAGCCCTGGATGCAGGGCCTCATCGCGGTGGCCGTGTTCCTGGTCCTCGTGGCAATCGCCTTTGCAGTCAACCACTTCTGGTGCCAGGAGGAACC GGAGCCTGCGCACATGATCCTGACCGTCGGAAACAAGGCAGATGGAGTCCTGGTGGGAACGGATGGAAGGTACTCTTCAATGGCGGCCAGTTTCAG GTCCAGTGAGCATGAGAATGCCTATGAGAATGTCCCCGAGGAGGAAGGCAAGGTCCGCAGCACCCCGATGTAA